In a genomic window of Amblyomma americanum isolate KBUSLIRL-KWMA chromosome 4, ASM5285725v1, whole genome shotgun sequence:
- the LOC144130420 gene encoding solute carrier organic anion transporter family member 4A1-like, translating into MFGISSSQASGLLGAVAVPSACGGTLLGGYVITKMNVKSSTIVRYCVILSFVPWFTLFVFMHSCDNNQSALANRTGPPGDSHRLTFADLESGCNAHCNCTSVMYDPVCGSDNFTYYSPCIAGCADEKRFDKTKLYTQCTCVNGPTLLHKQLENDSMFHYMAKRDPCVSDCSLVFVYAGAIFVALFFTFLLIVPALTALLRSIDEDIKSTGIGVNYVAIRLLGTIPGPILFGHLIDRSCILWQGTCSGGSGACAVYENSAMGMNLFRVMISVKSASILFFFCASLSSRTQACPRFSFGCDLGCLTRVTLAQ; encoded by the exons GCGCCGTGGCCGTGCCCAGTGCCTGCGGCGGCACCCTGCTGGGCGGCTACGTCATCACCAAGATGAACGTCAAGTCGTCGACCATCGTGCGCTACTGCGTCATCCTCTCGTTCGTGCCCTGGTTCACGCTGTTCGTCTTCATGCACTCCTGCGACAACAACCAGAGTGCGCTCGCCAACCGCACTGGCCCGCCGGGGGACTC CCATAGACTCACCTTTGCCGATCTGGAGAGTGGCTGCAATGCGCACTGCAACTGCACCAGCGTCATGTACGACCCAGTCTGCGGAAGCGACAACTTCACCTACTACTCGCCCTGCATCGCAGGCTGTGCGGACGAGAAGCGATTCGACAAGACCAAG CTCTACACGCAGTGCACGTGCGTCAACGGGCCCACGCTGCTGCACAAGCAGCTCGAGAACGACAGCATGTTCCACTACATGGCCAAGCGGGACCCGTGCGTCTCCGACTGCTCCCTCGTCTTCGTCTACGCGGGGGCCATCTTCGTCGCCCTCTTCTTCACCTTCCTGCTCATAGTGCCCGCGCTCACGGCGCTgctgaggtccatcgacgaggacatcaagTCCACCGGCATCGGCGTCAACTACGTGGCCATCAGACTGCTGG GCACCATCCCTGGCCCGATCCTGTTTGGCCACTTGATCGACCGCAGCTGCATCCTGTGGCAGGGCACGTGCAGCGGCGGCTCGGGCGCATGCGCCGTCTACGAGAACTCGGCCATGGGCATGAACCTCTTCCGCGTCATGATCAGCGTCAAGTCGGCCTCCATACTGTTCTTCTTCTGCGCCTCGCTCAGCAGCAGGACCCAGGCATGTCCCCGCTTCTCTTTCGGCTGTGACTTAGGCTGTCTCACTAGAGTGACACTAGCGCAGTGA
- the cib gene encoding thymosin beta cib isoform X2, producing MPPYPGYHRHSGYLPSQTCTMDKHPKVADEIQQELASFNAASLKHTETQEKVTLPSKEDVQQEKIHNSLLEGVEQFEKTSMKHAQTQEKVCLPKKEDIESEKEHKQMIEGIESFDPSKLKHAETSVKNPLPTKEVIEQEKAA from the exons ATGCCACCCTATCCTGGTTACCATCGCCACAGTGGTTACCTTCCCTCCCAAACGTGCACCATGGACAAGCACCCCAA GGTCGCTGACGAGATTCAGCAGGAGCTGGCCAGCTTCAACGCTGCCTCCTTGAAGCACACGGAGACCCAGGAGAAAGTCACTCTTCCTTCCAAGGAAG ATGTGCAGCAGGAGAAGATCCACAACAGTCTGCTGGAAGGTGTGGAGCAGTTTGAGAAGACGAGCATGAAGCATGCGCAAACTCAGGAGAAAGTTTGCCTCCCCAAGAAAGAAG ACATTGAGTCTGAAAAGGAGCACAAGCAGATGATTGAAGGCATTGAGTCCTTCGACCCCTCGAAGCTGAAGCATGCGGAGACCAGTGTTAAGAACCCACTGCCAACTAAGGAAG tcataGAACAGGAGAAAGCTGCGTGA
- the cib gene encoding thymosin beta cib isoform X1, with product MDKHPKVADEIQQELASFNAASLKHTETQEKVTLPSKEDVQQEKIHNSLLEGVEQFEKTSMKHAQTQEKVCLPKKEDIESEKEHKQMIEGIESFDPSKLKHAETSVKNPLPTKEVIEQEKAA from the exons ATGGACAAGCACCCCAA GGTCGCTGACGAGATTCAGCAGGAGCTGGCCAGCTTCAACGCTGCCTCCTTGAAGCACACGGAGACCCAGGAGAAAGTCACTCTTCCTTCCAAGGAAG ATGTGCAGCAGGAGAAGATCCACAACAGTCTGCTGGAAGGTGTGGAGCAGTTTGAGAAGACGAGCATGAAGCATGCGCAAACTCAGGAGAAAGTTTGCCTCCCCAAGAAAGAAG ACATTGAGTCTGAAAAGGAGCACAAGCAGATGATTGAAGGCATTGAGTCCTTCGACCCCTCGAAGCTGAAGCATGCGGAGACCAGTGTTAAGAACCCACTGCCAACTAAGGAAG tcataGAACAGGAGAAAGCTGCGTGA
- the cib gene encoding thymosin beta cib isoform X3, which translates to MRKLRRKFASPRKKCLKMDSNRQALLGGIKGFEKSRLKHTVTKVKQFKPTAQDIESEKEHKQMIEGIESFDPSKLKHAETSVKNPLPTKEVIEQEKAA; encoded by the exons ATGCGCAAACTCAGGAGAAAGTTTGCCTCCCCAAGAAAGAAG TGTCTCAAAATGGACAGCAACAGGCAAGCATTATTAGGTGGCATCAAGGGCTTTGAGAAGTCCCGGTTAAAGCACACAGTCACCAAGGTGAAACAGTTCAAGCCCACTGCTCAAG ACATTGAGTCTGAAAAGGAGCACAAGCAGATGATTGAAGGCATTGAGTCCTTCGACCCCTCGAAGCTGAAGCATGCGGAGACCAGTGTTAAGAACCCACTGCCAACTAAGGAAG tcataGAACAGGAGAAAGCTGCGTGA